In a single window of the Novosphingobium sp. IK01 genome:
- the carB gene encoding carbamoyl-phosphate synthase large subunit, whose amino-acid sequence MPKRTDISSILIIGAGPIVIGQACEFDYSGTQAVKALKEEGYRIILVNSNPATIMTDPEMADATYVEPITPEVVAKIIAKERPDAVLPTMGGQTALNTALALAQDGTLEKYDVTMIGANAEAIDKAEDRQKFRDAMDKIGLESARSGVAHTVEEALAVLETTGLPSIIRPSFTLGGTGGGIAYNKDEFIKIVRGGLEASPTTEVLIEESLLGWKEYEMEVVRDRNDNAIIICSIENVDPMGVHTGDSITVAPALTLTDKEYQIMRNASIAVLREIGVETGGSNVQFAVNPKDGRLIVIEMNPRVSRSSALASKATGFPIAKVAAKLAVGYTLDEITNDITGATPASFEPTIDYVVTKIPRFAFEKFKGSEPLLSTAMKSVGEVMAIGRNLKESLQKALRGLETGLDGFNRYDELEGASRDEINAALSRATPERLLVVGQAFREGFSVEDVHAVTKYEPWFLRHIAEIIAEEEDIIANGLPVTAQGMRRVKAMGFSDKRLAKLAVRSAHLKGSANHARSGLVHDIVTAMAGATSEAEVRALRHKLGVRPVFKRIDSCAAEFEAVTPYMYSTYEGGLFGEPENEAAPSDRRKIVILGGGPNRIGQGIEFDYCCCHACFALEEAGFETIMVNCNPETVSTDYDTSDRLYFEPLTGEDVLEILDIERSNGELVGVIVQFGGQTPLKLAQALEDAGIPILGTSPDAIDLAEDRERFAALVEKLKLRQPANGIARSREEAIAVASRIGYPVLMRPSYVLGGRAMEIVDSQAQLEDYITTAVKVSGDSPVLIDQYLRDAIECDVDALADGETVRVAGVLQHIEEAGIHSGDSACTLPPYNLPAEIIAEMERQAVLLAQALGVRGLMNIQFAVKDGEVYLIEVNPRASRTVPFVAKAVGQPVAKYAARVMAGERLADLPEIRRDIDYMAVKEAVFPFARFPGVDPVLSPEMKSTGEVMGIDGNFAVAFAKAQLGAGMRLPLEGTVFVSVKDTDKAVVLPGVRKLANMGFKIVATSGTARFLKAEGVEVELVNKVAEGRPHIVDRIIDGKIALIFNTTEGWQSHKDSQSIRGSALNGKVPYFTTATASVAAAEAIEALRSAELEVKPLQDYYR is encoded by the coding sequence ATGCCCAAGCGCACTGACATCTCCTCGATCCTGATTATCGGCGCCGGGCCGATTGTCATCGGCCAGGCCTGCGAGTTCGACTATTCGGGCACGCAGGCGGTCAAGGCGCTCAAGGAAGAGGGCTACCGCATCATCCTGGTGAACTCCAATCCGGCGACGATCATGACCGACCCGGAAATGGCCGACGCCACCTATGTCGAGCCGATCACCCCCGAGGTCGTCGCCAAGATCATCGCCAAGGAGCGCCCGGACGCTGTGCTGCCGACGATGGGCGGGCAGACCGCGCTCAACACCGCGCTCGCGCTCGCGCAGGATGGTACGCTCGAAAAGTATGACGTGACCATGATCGGCGCCAATGCCGAAGCCATCGACAAGGCCGAAGACCGCCAGAAGTTCCGCGATGCGATGGACAAGATCGGCCTCGAATCGGCGCGTTCGGGCGTGGCGCACACGGTCGAGGAAGCCCTCGCGGTGCTCGAAACCACGGGCTTGCCCTCGATCATCCGTCCGAGCTTCACGCTCGGCGGCACGGGCGGCGGCATTGCCTACAACAAGGACGAGTTCATCAAGATCGTGCGCGGCGGTCTCGAAGCCTCGCCGACGACCGAAGTCCTGATCGAGGAATCGCTCCTCGGCTGGAAGGAATACGAGATGGAAGTCGTCCGTGACCGGAACGACAATGCCATCATCATCTGCTCGATCGAGAACGTCGATCCGATGGGCGTGCACACGGGCGACTCGATCACGGTGGCCCCGGCGCTCACGCTGACCGACAAGGAATACCAGATCATGCGCAATGCATCGATCGCGGTGCTCCGTGAAATCGGTGTGGAAACAGGCGGTTCGAACGTACAGTTCGCGGTCAATCCCAAGGATGGCCGCCTGATCGTGATCGAGATGAACCCGCGCGTGTCGCGTTCTTCGGCGCTCGCTTCGAAGGCCACCGGCTTCCCGATCGCCAAGGTCGCGGCCAAGCTGGCCGTCGGCTATACCCTCGACGAGATCACCAACGACATCACCGGCGCGACGCCTGCCAGCTTCGAGCCGACCATCGACTACGTCGTCACCAAGATCCCGCGCTTCGCCTTTGAAAAGTTCAAGGGTTCCGAGCCGCTGCTCTCGACGGCGATGAAGTCGGTCGGCGAAGTCATGGCGATTGGCCGCAACCTCAAGGAATCGCTCCAGAAGGCGCTGCGCGGCCTCGAAACCGGGCTCGACGGCTTCAACCGCTACGACGAACTCGAAGGCGCCTCGCGCGACGAGATCAACGCCGCGCTCAGCCGCGCCACGCCCGAGCGCCTGCTCGTCGTCGGCCAGGCTTTCCGCGAGGGCTTTTCGGTCGAGGACGTTCACGCCGTCACCAAGTACGAGCCGTGGTTCCTGCGTCACATCGCCGAGATCATCGCCGAGGAAGAGGACATCATCGCCAATGGCCTGCCCGTCACGGCGCAGGGCATGCGCCGCGTCAAGGCCATGGGCTTCTCGGACAAGCGCCTCGCCAAGCTGGCGGTGCGTTCGGCCCACCTCAAGGGCAGCGCCAACCATGCGCGCTCGGGCCTCGTCCACGATATCGTGACGGCCATGGCCGGCGCGACGAGCGAAGCGGAAGTGCGCGCGCTGCGCCACAAGCTGGGTGTGCGCCCGGTGTTCAAGCGCATCGACAGCTGCGCGGCCGAGTTCGAGGCGGTTACGCCCTACATGTACTCGACGTACGAAGGCGGCCTGTTCGGCGAGCCGGAGAACGAGGCGGCCCCCAGCGACCGTCGCAAGATCGTGATCCTGGGCGGCGGTCCCAACCGTATCGGCCAGGGGATCGAGTTCGACTATTGCTGCTGCCATGCGTGTTTTGCACTGGAAGAAGCCGGGTTCGAGACCATCATGGTCAACTGCAACCCCGAAACCGTCTCGACCGACTACGACACCTCGGACCGTCTGTACTTCGAGCCGCTGACCGGTGAAGACGTGCTCGAAATCCTCGACATCGAGCGGTCCAACGGCGAACTGGTCGGCGTGATCGTGCAGTTTGGCGGGCAGACCCCGCTCAAGCTGGCACAGGCGCTCGAAGACGCGGGCATCCCGATCCTGGGCACGTCGCCCGACGCCATCGACCTTGCCGAAGACCGCGAGCGCTTTGCCGCTCTGGTCGAGAAGCTCAAGCTGCGCCAGCCGGCCAACGGCATTGCCCGCAGCCGCGAGGAAGCCATCGCGGTGGCCAGCCGCATCGGCTACCCGGTGCTGATGCGTCCGAGCTATGTGCTCGGTGGCCGTGCGATGGAAATCGTCGACAGCCAGGCCCAGCTCGAAGACTATATCACGACTGCCGTGAAGGTCTCGGGTGACAGCCCGGTGCTGATCGACCAGTACTTGCGCGACGCCATCGAATGCGATGTCGACGCGCTGGCCGATGGCGAGACCGTGCGCGTGGCCGGTGTGCTCCAGCACATCGAGGAAGCGGGCATCCACTCGGGCGACAGCGCCTGCACGCTGCCCCCCTACAACCTGCCTGCCGAAATCATCGCCGAAATGGAGCGTCAGGCCGTCCTGCTGGCCCAGGCGCTGGGCGTGCGCGGCCTCATGAACATCCAGTTCGCGGTCAAGGATGGCGAGGTCTACCTGATCGAGGTGAACCCGCGCGCCAGCCGCACGGTGCCCTTCGTGGCCAAGGCTGTGGGCCAGCCGGTGGCCAAGTATGCCGCACGCGTGATGGCGGGCGAGCGTCTGGCCGACCTGCCGGAAATCCGCCGTGACATCGACTATATGGCGGTCAAGGAAGCGGTGTTCCCGTTCGCGCGCTTCCCCGGCGTCGATCCGGTGCTTTCGCCCGAGATGAAGTCGACCGGCGAGGTCATGGGCATCGACGGCAACTTTGCGGTGGCCTTTGCCAAGGCCCAGCTGGGTGCGGGCATGCGCCTGCCGCTCGAAGGGACGGTGTTCGTCTCGGTCAAGGATACCGACAAGGCGGTCGTCCTGCCCGGCGTGCGCAAGCTGGCGAACATGGGCTTCAAGATTGTCGCGACGAGCGGGACCGCGCGTTTCCTCAAGGCCGAGGGCGTCGAGGTCGAACTGGTGAACAAGGTGGCCGAAGGCCGTCCGCACATCGTCGACCGCATCATCGACGGCAAGATTGCCCTGATCTTCAACACCACCGAAGGCTGGCAGAGCCACAAGGACTCGCAATCGATCCGTGGGTCGGCTCTCAATGGCAAGGTGCCCTACTTCACCACCGCCACCGCTTCGGTGGCCGCGGCCGAAGCGATCGAGGCTTTGCGCAGTGCCGAACTTGAAGTGAAGCCGCTGCAAGACTATTATCGTTGA
- the greA gene encoding transcription elongation factor GreA, which yields MASVEKLPMLQEGYEKLTAELKLLRDERPRIVDAIEEARAHGDLSENAEYHAAKERQGQVEATIADLEDKISRAHIIDPTTLSGDRIVFGATVTLLDDDDKPVRYQIVGQAEADAKRGRISYSSPLGRALIGRKVDEEVEVTVPSGDKCYLVQKIEFI from the coding sequence ATGGCCAGTGTCGAAAAGCTGCCGATGCTCCAGGAAGGCTACGAAAAGCTGACCGCCGAGCTCAAGCTGCTGCGCGATGAGCGTCCCAGAATCGTCGATGCCATCGAGGAAGCGCGTGCCCACGGCGATCTTTCGGAAAACGCCGAATATCACGCCGCCAAGGAACGCCAGGGCCAGGTCGAGGCGACGATCGCCGATCTGGAAGACAAGATCAGCCGCGCCCACATCATCGACCCCACGACGCTTTCGGGCGATCGCATCGTGTTCGGGGCGACGGTGACCCTGCTCGACGACGATGACAAGCCCGTGCGCTACCAGATCGTCGGCCAGGCCGAGGCCGATGCCAAGCGTGGCCGGATCAGCTACAGCTCGCCGCTGGGCCGCGCGCTGATCGGCCGCAAGGTCGACGAAGAGGTCGAAGTGACGGTTCCTTCGGGCGACAAGTGCTACCTCGTCCAGAAGATCGAGTTCATCTGA
- a CDS encoding DUF4170 domain-containing protein, producing MQKLHLVMGGRVKDPQTLEFVDLKAIDLVGVYEDYASAEEAWRSAAQRTVDDAEMRYVVVHLHKLLDPAQPED from the coding sequence ATGCAGAAACTCCATCTTGTGATGGGCGGCCGGGTCAAGGACCCGCAGACCCTCGAATTCGTCGATCTCAAAGCCATCGATCTCGTCGGTGTCTACGAAGACTATGCCTCTGCCGAAGAAGCCTGGCGCTCCGCTGCCCAGCGTACGGTCGATGATGCCGAAATGCGCTATGTGGTGGTCCACCTCCACAAGCTGCTCGATCCGGCCCAGCCCGAAGACTGA
- a CDS encoding phage holin family protein, with product MTQATEPEAQPRQPDTQDAPASLADRIRAIISHGEEVFSAEIALQKARAGILASRGKRVAIGLVLGAVFGALLAIALVVGLLLALAPLITPWGALGVVGLALALMAALSLLVARHAFNEARDLLLGQRNATKDNLDTTGKEAGQ from the coding sequence ATGACCCAGGCCACTGAACCCGAGGCACAGCCCCGGCAACCGGACACGCAGGACGCCCCCGCCTCGCTGGCAGACCGCATCCGCGCGATCATCAGCCATGGCGAGGAAGTCTTCTCCGCCGAGATCGCCCTGCAAAAGGCACGCGCGGGCATCCTCGCCAGCCGTGGCAAGCGCGTGGCCATCGGCCTCGTTCTGGGCGCCGTGTTCGGCGCCCTGCTGGCAATCGCGCTGGTGGTCGGCCTGCTGCTCGCGCTGGCCCCGCTGATCACCCCGTGGGGCGCGCTGGGCGTTGTCGGGCTGGCACTGGCGCTGATGGCGGCGCTGAGCCTGCTGGTTGCCCGCCACGCCTTCAACGAGGCACGTGACCTGCTGCTGGGCCAGCGTAATGCCACCAAGGACAATCTGGACACCACCGGGAAGGAGGCTGGCCAATGA
- the eno gene encoding phosphopyruvate hydratase: MTVIIDIHAREILDSRGNPTVEVDVLLDDGSFGRAAVPSGASTGAHEAVELRDGDKSRFLGKGVTKAVEAVNDEIAEALLGLDAEDQRDIDMAMIELDGTENKSRIGANAILGTSLAVAKAAADARGLPLYSYVGGVSAHVLPVPMMNIINGGEHADNPIDFQEFMIMPVGAPSLAEAVRWGAEVFHTLKKGLHEKGLATAVGDEGGFAPNLASTRDALDFVMASIEKAGFKPGEDMVLALDCAATEFFRDGKYEISGEGLSLSPEAMADYLAALCDAYPILSIEDGMSEDDFEGWAALTAKVGKRVQLVGDDLFVTNPKRLQMGIGKGLANSLLVKVNQIGTLTETLEAVSIAQRAGYTAVMSHRSGETEDATIADLAVATNCGQIKTGSLARSDRLAKYNQLIRIEEELGLAARYAGKGCFGRLI, from the coding sequence ATGACCGTGATCATCGACATTCACGCCCGCGAAATCCTGGACAGCCGGGGCAATCCCACTGTCGAAGTCGACGTTCTTCTCGATGACGGTTCGTTTGGCCGTGCTGCCGTGCCCTCGGGCGCCTCGACCGGCGCGCACGAAGCCGTCGAACTGCGCGATGGCGACAAGAGCCGTTTCCTGGGCAAGGGCGTGACCAAGGCGGTCGAAGCCGTCAACGACGAGATCGCCGAAGCCCTGCTCGGCCTCGACGCCGAAGACCAGCGCGACATCGACATGGCGATGATCGAGCTTGACGGCACCGAGAACAAGAGCCGCATCGGCGCCAACGCCATTCTGGGTACCTCGCTGGCCGTGGCCAAGGCGGCTGCCGATGCGCGTGGCCTGCCGCTCTATTCCTATGTCGGCGGCGTTTCGGCCCATGTCCTGCCCGTGCCGATGATGAACATCATCAACGGCGGCGAACATGCCGACAACCCGATCGACTTCCAGGAATTCATGATCATGCCGGTCGGCGCGCCGAGCCTGGCCGAAGCCGTCCGCTGGGGCGCGGAAGTGTTCCACACCCTCAAGAAGGGCCTCCATGAAAAGGGTCTGGCCACCGCGGTCGGCGACGAAGGCGGCTTTGCCCCCAACCTTGCCAGCACCCGCGACGCGCTCGACTTCGTGATGGCTTCGATCGAAAAGGCCGGGTTCAAGCCGGGCGAGGACATGGTGCTCGCGCTCGACTGCGCGGCGACCGAATTCTTCCGCGACGGCAAGTACGAGATCAGCGGCGAAGGCCTCTCGCTCAGCCCCGAAGCCATGGCCGACTATCTTGCCGCGCTGTGCGACGCCTATCCGATCCTCTCGATCGAGGACGGCATGAGCGAAGACGACTTCGAAGGCTGGGCCGCGCTGACGGCCAAGGTCGGCAAGCGCGTCCAGCTCGTGGGTGACGACCTCTTCGTGACCAATCCCAAGCGCCTCCAGATGGGCATCGGCAAGGGTCTGGCCAACTCGCTGCTGGTCAAGGTCAACCAGATCGGCACCCTGACCGAAACGCTCGAAGCCGTGAGCATCGCGCAGCGCGCGGGCTATACCGCCGTCATGTCGCACCGTTCGGGCGAAACCGAGGACGCGACCATCGCCGACCTCGCGGTTGCCACCAACTGCGGCCAGATCAAGACCGGCTCGCTCGCCCGTTCGGACCGGCTTGCCAAGTACAACCAGCTCATCCGCATCGAGGAAGAACTGGGCCTGGCCGCGCGCTATGCGGGCAAGGGCTGCTTTGGCCGCCTGATCTGA
- the ribH gene encoding 6,7-dimethyl-8-ribityllumazine synthase: MAKFLIVEARFYDHLNDKLVAGARAALKAAGHKAEVITVPGALEIPAAIALAEGSGDYDGYVAIGVVIRGETYHFEIVAGESARGIMALTMDGIAIGNGILTVENEEQALVRADPAQKDKGGEAAKAAVALYDLKQKFG; this comes from the coding sequence TTGGCCAAGTTCCTCATCGTCGAAGCCCGCTTCTACGACCACCTCAACGACAAGCTGGTGGCCGGCGCGCGCGCCGCGCTCAAGGCAGCGGGCCACAAGGCCGAAGTCATCACCGTGCCCGGCGCGCTCGAAATCCCCGCCGCCATCGCGCTGGCCGAAGGCAGCGGCGACTATGACGGCTATGTCGCCATCGGCGTGGTGATCCGGGGCGAAACCTACCACTTCGAGATCGTCGCGGGCGAAAGCGCGCGCGGGATCATGGCGCTGACGATGGACGGCATCGCCATAGGCAACGGCATCCTGACGGTCGAGAACGAAGAGCAGGCCCTCGTCCGCGCCGACCCGGCCCAGAAGGACAAGGGTGGCGAAGCGGCCAAGGCGGCTGTCGCGCTCTACGACCTCAAGCAGAAGTTCGGCTGA
- the ribB gene encoding 3,4-dihydroxy-2-butanone-4-phosphate synthase → MSTDLIERVRKLVVEGGMSRAGLARAAGLHANTLRECTSPGWNPTADTLAKLERVLSEGDEGPAIATIEEIIEEARNGRMFILVDDEDRENEGDLIIPAQMATPDAINFMATHGRGLICLTLTRSRVEELGLELMSRHNGTRHETAFTTSIEAREGVTTGISAHDRARTVTVAIDPSKTKADIVTPGHIFPLIARDGGVLVRTGHTEAAVDIARLAGLNPSGVICEIMKDDGTMARMDDLVPFARRHGLKIGTIRDLIAYRRRHDHLVERIADVPFTSDYGGDWRVLTYRNKVDGTESLVLQKGQVEAGKPTLTRVHSFSALDDLLGRPGARKRTLQRAMDEIGREGAGVIVLLFPSADSDPLRGGAPKEDMDLRVYGIGAQILADLGIQDMILLTNSHRTLVAIEGYGLTIAGERPIPAE, encoded by the coding sequence ATGTCCACTGACCTCATCGAACGCGTCCGCAAGCTCGTCGTCGAGGGCGGCATGTCGCGCGCCGGGCTCGCCCGCGCCGCCGGCCTCCACGCCAACACCTTGCGCGAATGCACCTCGCCCGGCTGGAACCCCACCGCCGACACCCTCGCCAAGCTCGAACGCGTGCTTTCCGAAGGCGACGAAGGCCCCGCCATCGCCACCATCGAGGAAATCATAGAGGAAGCCCGCAACGGGCGCATGTTCATCCTCGTCGACGACGAGGACCGCGAGAACGAGGGCGACCTCATCATCCCCGCGCAGATGGCCACGCCCGATGCGATCAACTTCATGGCCACCCACGGGCGCGGCCTGATCTGCCTGACGCTCACCCGCAGCCGCGTCGAGGAACTCGGCCTCGAACTGATGAGCCGCCACAACGGCACCCGCCACGAAACCGCCTTCACCACCTCGATCGAGGCCCGCGAGGGCGTCACCACCGGCATTTCCGCGCACGACCGCGCCCGCACCGTGACCGTCGCCATCGATCCGTCCAAGACCAAGGCCGACATCGTCACCCCCGGTCACATCTTCCCGCTGATCGCGCGCGACGGCGGCGTTCTCGTCCGCACCGGCCATACCGAAGCGGCGGTCGACATCGCGCGGCTCGCCGGGCTCAACCCGTCGGGCGTGATCTGCGAGATCATGAAGGACGACGGCACGATGGCCCGCATGGACGACCTCGTCCCCTTCGCGCGCCGCCACGGCCTCAAGATCGGCACGATCCGCGACCTGATCGCCTATCGCCGCCGCCACGACCATCTTGTCGAGCGCATTGCCGACGTGCCGTTCACCTCGGACTATGGCGGCGACTGGCGCGTGCTGACCTATCGCAACAAGGTCGACGGCACCGAAAGCCTCGTCCTGCAAAAGGGACAGGTCGAAGCGGGCAAGCCCACGCTCACCCGTGTCCATTCGTTCTCGGCGCTCGACGACCTGCTCGGCCGCCCCGGCGCGCGCAAGCGCACGCTCCAGCGCGCGATGGACGAGATCGGCCGCGAGGGCGCAGGCGTGATCGTGCTGCTTTTCCCCAGCGCCGACAGCGACCCCCTGCGCGGCGGCGCGCCCAAGGAAGACATGGACTTGCGCGTCTATGGCATCGGCGCCCAGATCCTCGCCGACCTCGGCATCCAGGACATGATCCTGCTCACCAATTCCCACCGTACGCTTGTCGCGATCGAAGGCTATGGGCTGACCATCGCGGGCGAACGCCCGATTCCTGCGGAGTAA
- a CDS encoding cytochrome-c peroxidase has product MRLASFSLAALAGALVLAPRGGQGTPVPAPHSLVAARVELGRRLFYDADLSANGTMACATCHEQRHAFADGNTTHPGVTDEPGLRNVPGLANVGRFARLTMADPAMTTLERQVETPLFGTHPVEMGMKGRAREFARRLGGQACYKAMFARAFPAQQGRIDTGTLALALAAFERTITATRAPVDQGPLPPAAKAGKALFARHCAACHAGPDFTDFAYHRIDLTPDQAERGLMDATGREADRGALRTPSLRNVALTGPWWHDGSAPSLASAIARHHLDLAPGATAPLIAYLDAMTDPTLMTRADLDMPATACGQPL; this is encoded by the coding sequence ATGCGCCTCGCTTCATTCTCGCTCGCCGCACTGGCAGGCGCCCTCGTGCTCGCGCCCCGTGGCGGGCAGGGAACGCCGGTTCCCGCCCCCCATTCTCTTGTGGCCGCGCGCGTCGAACTGGGGCGGCGACTGTTCTACGACGCCGATCTCTCGGCCAATGGCACGATGGCCTGTGCCACCTGCCATGAACAGCGCCACGCCTTTGCCGATGGCAATACCACCCATCCGGGCGTGACGGACGAACCCGGCCTGCGCAATGTGCCCGGCCTCGCCAATGTCGGGCGCTTTGCCCGCCTGACCATGGCCGATCCGGCGATGACCACGCTCGAACGGCAGGTCGAAACGCCGTTGTTCGGCACCCATCCGGTGGAAATGGGGATGAAAGGCCGGGCGAGAGAATTTGCGCGACGCCTGGGCGGACAGGCCTGCTACAAAGCGATGTTCGCGCGCGCCTTTCCCGCGCAGCAAGGCCGGATCGATACGGGCACCCTCGCCCTCGCCCTCGCCGCGTTCGAGCGCACGATCACCGCAACCCGTGCCCCCGTGGATCAGGGGCCCCTGCCCCCTGCCGCAAAGGCGGGCAAGGCCCTGTTCGCGCGCCACTGCGCGGCCTGCCACGCCGGGCCGGACTTCACCGACTTTGCCTATCATCGCATCGACCTGACGCCCGATCAGGCCGAACGCGGACTGATGGACGCCACCGGACGCGAGGCCGACCGGGGCGCCCTGCGCACCCCCTCGCTGCGCAATGTCGCCCTTACCGGCCCCTGGTGGCACGATGGCAGCGCGCCGAGCCTTGCAAGCGCGATTGCCCGCCACCACCTTGATCTCGCGCCCGGCGCCACCGCGCCGCTGATCGCCTATCTGGACGCGATGACCGATCCGACGCTGATGACCCGCGCCGATCTGGACATGCCCGCCACGGCCTGTGGGCAGCCGCTATGA
- a CDS encoding TonB-dependent receptor plug domain-containing protein — translation MKFASLAICASLAMPGIVQARADMAPDTGSDVESATGADDAASAATDGKAFALGQIVVTATAPQGPQIGSETLTAAAMRAFARVTLDDAVNLLPGVTGGNSGGTRNERLIFVRGFDRFQVPLSIDGIRVYLPADNRLDFGRFLTTDIAQVQVAKGYASVLNGPGAMGGAINLVTSRPTRAFEGEAGGQLNLGHEGEYGGYSVYARLGTAHEKWYAQASIARNFTDHWDLAGGYRAVAGSPQPEGHRAFSRSGDWRVNAKIGFTPNATDEYSINYTRQEGDKNAPLPVTSLASSQRYWTWPYWNIDSLYFLSTTALGDKATFKTRAYLNSFDNLLSSWDGITQTTQTRGYAFNSYYADKAWGGSGELDVALTPADKLSLALFYRRDRHIEWQQGFPSGATEPQQVTSEDTWSLALENHLSITPAVELTLGGSYDWRNLIKAQDYANGALINYPLRNDGALNGQAQLVWTVDRATRVHGSVSSRVRFPTLFERFSTQFGTAASNPTLKAERATNVDLGASHDFGGVNVEGAAFYSHVADAIVAVQPEGFTGTTMQRQNLGDGDYYGLELNVSAKLLPSLELGGNYTWTHRDFTITAAEATTRVPNFMLTGVPEHKGFAYLRWTPLAGLDVMPNIAVASSQWSPLVTSQNTYLRTGSYVLGNISVDYTVRKGLQLGLGVRNLFDDNYSLADGYPEPGRSFFLKGRVSF, via the coding sequence ATGAAATTCGCGTCTCTGGCGATCTGCGCCAGCCTCGCCATGCCGGGTATCGTTCAGGCGCGCGCCGACATGGCGCCGGATACCGGGTCGGATGTTGAGTCGGCGACTGGGGCCGATGATGCCGCCTCGGCGGCGACCGACGGAAAGGCTTTCGCGCTGGGCCAGATCGTGGTCACCGCGACCGCGCCGCAAGGGCCACAGATCGGCAGCGAGACCCTGACCGCGGCGGCCATGCGCGCCTTTGCCCGCGTCACGCTCGACGATGCGGTCAACCTCCTGCCCGGTGTGACCGGGGGCAACAGCGGGGGTACGCGCAACGAACGGCTGATCTTCGTGCGCGGGTTCGACCGCTTTCAGGTGCCGCTCTCGATCGATGGCATCCGCGTCTACCTGCCCGCCGACAACCGGCTCGACTTCGGGCGCTTCCTGACGACCGACATTGCGCAAGTGCAGGTGGCCAAGGGCTATGCCTCGGTGCTCAACGGACCGGGCGCGATGGGCGGGGCGATCAATCTGGTCACCTCGCGTCCGACCCGCGCCTTCGAGGGGGAGGCCGGTGGCCAGCTCAACCTTGGCCACGAGGGCGAATATGGCGGCTATTCGGTCTATGCCCGGCTGGGGACGGCGCACGAGAAGTGGTATGCGCAAGCCTCCATCGCGCGCAATTTCACCGATCACTGGGATCTGGCGGGCGGCTATCGCGCCGTCGCCGGATCGCCCCAGCCCGAAGGGCACCGTGCCTTTTCGCGCAGCGGCGACTGGCGCGTGAACGCCAAGATCGGCTTCACCCCCAATGCGACCGATGAATACAGCATCAATTACACCCGTCAGGAAGGTGACAAGAACGCGCCGCTGCCGGTCACCAGTCTGGCGTCGAGCCAGCGCTACTGGACCTGGCCCTACTGGAACATCGACAGCCTCTATTTCCTCTCGACCACGGCGCTGGGCGACAAGGCGACCTTCAAGACCCGAGCCTATCTCAACTCGTTCGACAACCTGCTCTCGTCGTGGGATGGCATCACCCAGACCACGCAGACGCGCGGCTATGCGTTCAACAGCTATTATGCCGACAAGGCCTGGGGCGGATCGGGCGAACTCGACGTGGCGCTGACCCCGGCAGACAAGCTGAGCCTTGCCCTGTTCTATCGCCGCGACCGGCATATCGAGTGGCAGCAGGGCTTCCCCTCGGGCGCGACCGAGCCGCAGCAGGTGACGAGCGAGGACACCTGGAGCCTCGCGCTCGAAAACCATCTGTCGATCACCCCTGCGGTCGAACTGACGCTGGGTGGCAGCTACGACTGGCGCAACCTGATCAAGGCGCAGGACTATGCCAATGGCGCGCTGATCAACTATCCGCTGCGTAACGACGGCGCGCTCAACGGGCAGGCGCAGCTGGTCTGGACGGTTGACCGGGCCACACGGGTCCATGGCAGCGTGTCCTCGCGCGTGCGCTTTCCCACCCTGTTCGAGCGTTTCAGCACCCAGTTCGGCACGGCGGCCTCGAACCCCACGCTCAAGGCTGAGCGGGCGACCAATGTCGATCTGGGCGCAAGCCACGATTTTGGCGGGGTCAATGTCGAGGGCGCGGCGTTCTACAGCCATGTCGCCGATGCCATTGTCGCCGTGCAGCCCGAGGGCTTCACCGGCACCACCATGCAGCGCCAGAATCTGGGCGATGGCGATTACTACGGGCTCGAACTCAATGTCTCGGCGAAGCTTCTGCCCTCGCTCGAACTGGGCGGCAACTACACCTGGACCCACCGCGATTTCACGATCACGGCTGCCGAGGCGACGACGCGGGTGCCCAATTTCATGCTGACCGGGGTGCCCGAGCACAAGGGCTTTGCCTATCTGCGCTGGACTCCGCTGGCCGGGCTCGACGTGATGCCCAACATTGCGGTCGCGTCAAGCCAGTGGTCGCCGCTGGTCACCTCGCAAAATACCTATTTGCGCACCGGGTCCTATGTTCTGGGAAATATTTCAGTAGATTACACCGTGCGCAAGGGTTTGCAGCTCGGTTTGGGGGTGCGCAACCTGTTTGACGACAATTATTCGCTCGCGGATGGCTATCCCGAGCCCGGACGCAGCTTCTTTTTGAAGGGACGTGTTTCGTTCTGA